One Ahaetulla prasina isolate Xishuangbanna chromosome 1, ASM2864084v1, whole genome shotgun sequence DNA window includes the following coding sequences:
- the FKBP1B gene encoding peptidyl-prolyl cis-trans isomerase FKBP1B isoform X2, whose amino-acid sequence MLQNGKKFDSSRDRNKPFRFKVGRQEVIKGFEEGAAQMSLGQRAKLTCTPDMAYGTTGHPGVIPPNATLIFDVELLRIE is encoded by the exons atgctgcagAATGGAAAGAAATTTGATTCCTCCCGAGATCGAAACAAGCCTTTCAGGTTCAAGGTTGGTAGACAAGAAGTCATTAAAGGATTTGAAGAAGGAGCTGCACAG ATGAGCCTTGGACAAAGGGCAAAGCTAACTTGTACACCTGATATGGCATATGGAACAACAGGTCATCCTGGAGTTATCCCACCAAATGCTACTTTGATTTTTGATGTGGAGCTGCTCAGGATAGAATGA